The following DNA comes from Candidatus Krumholzibacteriia bacterium.
GGTCCTGCCCGCCTGTACCCAGTTCGAGACCTGGGGCCTGGAGGACGGCTGGAAGTACGGCCAGGAGGTCATCCTGATGCCCCGGATCGTCGAACCGCTGGGCGAATCGAAGAGCGACTACCGCATCGCCGCCGATCTGGCGGAGCGCCTGGGTGTGGCCGAGGCCTACACCGAGGGCCGCGACGAGCGCGCGTGGACGAAGTGGATCTTCGACCGCCACCGCGAGCGCTGGCTGCCCGACCTGCCCGACTTCGAGGACATGGTCGAAGGCAACGTCGGCGCGTGGTCCACACCGGTGACCGAACCGATCGTCGCCCTCGAGGATTTCCGCCGTGATCCCGAGGCGCATCCGTTGACCACACCGTCGGGGAAGATCGAACTCTTCTCACTGGCCATGCACCACTTCGGCCGGCCCGACGTCGCGCCCGCGGTTCCCAAGTACGTCCAGGAATGGGAGAGCCCCTTCGGCGACGAGGCGGAACGGTATCCTCTGCAGTGCATCGCCAACCACACGCTGGCACGCGTGCACTCGACGCACGACAACAACGACTGGCTGAGGGAAGCCCATCCACAACGTCTGTGGATCCATCCGCTCGACGCCGAGACACGTGGACTGCACGACGGCGACGAGGCCCGTGTGTTCAACGATCGCGGCGAGACCCGTATCCCCTGCGCGATCACCCGTCGCATCATGCCCGGCGTCGTGAACCTGCCGCAGGGCAGCTGGTGGACCCCCGACGAGAACGGGATCGACCGACGCGGCTCGGTGAACGTGCTCACCTCCGAGCGCTGGACCCCCTACGCCTTCGGCGCCGCGCTGCAGACGGCCATGGTGCAGGTCGCGCCGGTGGAGGGCCGATCCTGATGCGCCGGACGACCTTCTGGTTCGACGCCGCCACGTGCTCGGGCTGCAAGGCCTGCCAGGTGGCGTGCAAGGATCGCAACGGACTCGAGGTCGGCCGTCTGTGGCGCCGGGTGTCCGAGGTCTCCGGCGGTGGCTGGACCCGCGACGGCGGGGCCTGGCGACAGGACGTCTTCGCCTACCATCT
Coding sequences within:
- a CDS encoding molybdopterin dinucleotide binding domain-containing protein → DGRRMGRDHGVRGLEARGLDTLESDVKLIWSVASNILANQHGDLNRTGELLRDTSKVEFLVVQDNFLTPSARFADLVLPACTQFETWGLEDGWKYGQEVILMPRIVEPLGESKSDYRIAADLAERLGVAEAYTEGRDERAWTKWIFDRHRERWLPDLPDFEDMVEGNVGAWSTPVTEPIVALEDFRRDPEAHPLTTPSGKIELFSLAMHHFGRPDVAPAVPKYVQEWESPFGDEAERYPLQCIANHTLARVHSTHDNNDWLREAHPQRLWIHPLDAETRGLHDGDEARVFNDRGETRIPCAITRRIMPGVVNLPQGSWWTPDENGIDRRGSVNVLTSERWTPYAFGAALQTAMVQVAPVEGRS